A segment of the Paraburkholderia fungorum genome:
CCGACCCGGAGCGCTATCGCTTCTGGGCCAAACGCCTGTGCGGTTTGACATGTCTCGAATCCGCGCTCGATTATTGGGGTGTCGCGCATGCACCGCGCGCCGCGTTACTCGATGAAGCCCTGCAACACGGCGTGTACCGGATGCGCGAGGACGGCGGCGTCGACGGATTGATTTACCAGCCGTTCGCCGACTGGTCGCGCGGCGCGTTCGGGATCGAGGTCGAGGTGCTGCCGCAGGTGTCGCTCGAAGAGATCGCGGCGCGGTTGAACGCCGATACCCTGGCTATCATTTCGGTGAGTGCGGAGATTCGTTATCCCGAGCGGCCGAACCAGCGGCAGGGCGGTCATCTGATCCTGCTGCACGGACGCGATCGCGACGGCGTGTGGTTTCACAATCCTTCGGGCATCGCGCCGCATCAGGCCGACGTGTATCTGCCGTTTGCCATGGCGGCCAGGTTTTACGCGGGGCGGGGCATGACGCTGAAGCGGACGTCGGCATAGGCGAGCCAGGCACAGTGTTCAGGCCCGTTTTCTGCTCATGTGATTTCGTCGACATCTGCAATACCGGACCTGACATGAATCGAATCTATTGCCTGTTTGCTGCCAGCCTTGTCGTCCTCGGAGCCGCCAGCCCGGCGAGCGCCGCGAGTGAGGACGAACAGGCGAAAGCCTGTCGCGGCGACGCGATGCATTTCTGCGCGGCCGAGATCCCGAACAAAGAGAAGATCACTGCCTGCATGAAGCAGCACCTCGACGAACTGAGCCCGCCGTGTCGCGCGATGTTCAAGGGCGGCAAGAAGGATGGCGGCAAGAACGGCGATCAGGGCGCGTCGCAATAAGCGTTCGGGATGGGGCGCCGCGTGCGGTCTTCGCAGATCCAAAGGTGAGGATCAGTGGGCAGACCGCACGCACACATTAGTCAGCTGAATTTCATTCTCCGCGCGCCTTAAAAAATGCCTTAAAAACAACCGCCTGTCCGCCAGGTTGGCAAATTGCGCCAACCTGAGGCACATGTTGCCGTGCAAACAATCCCAAAAAGTTGCACCATAGGCGTTTGCCAGAAAAAAGTGCCGGTGCCGGATGCCGTTATTTGCAGCTTTTTGTGCGGCTACCGCGCCAGACTTTTTCTGTCCTTTGACCGACGCCTTCTTCATCACGACGCTGCGACCGCGCTATGACGACCCAACACGCTTCTGCCACTCCCGATTTGCCGCTCGACATGATCATTTTCGGCGGCACCGGCGACCTGTCGTTTCGCAAGCTGCTGCCCGCGCTCTACATGGCGCATCTGCATTGCAACCTGCCGCCGGACACCCGCATTCTCACGATTGGCCGCAAGCCGTGGTCGCGTGACGAATACATCAACGAATTCATGGAAGCGAAGGCCAAGCCCTTCATCGAAAAGAAAGCGTTCGATGCTGCTGCATGGGACAAATTCATGGCGCTGTTCGAATACGTGCGGATGGACGTCGATTCGATCGACGACTACCAGCGCCTGAAAGAAGTGTCGCGCGAAGGCGTGCGCCGCGTGTTCTATCTCGCGACGTCACCGGATCTGTTCACGAATATCTGCGACAACCTTTCGTCGGCGGGGCTGGTCGACGAGAATTCGCGCGTCGTGCTCGAGAAGCCGCTCGGTCACGATCTGGCGTCCGCGCAGGAAATCAACACAGCGGTCGGCAAGCACTTCAACGAAGCGCAGATTTACCGGATCGACCACTACCTCGGCAAGGAAACCGTGCAGAACCTGATGGTGCTGCGCTTCGGCAATCCGATTTTCGGGCCGCTGTGGCAGGCTCCGTATATCAAGAGCGTGCAGATCACGGTCGCGGAAACGGTCGGCGTGGGCAGCCGCGCGGGTTTCTACGACAAGACCGGCGCGCTGCGCGACATGGTGCAGAACCACCTGCTGCAACTGCTGTGCATCGTCGCAATGGAGCCGCCCGTGTCGCTCGACCCGGATGCGGTCCGCGATGAAAAGCTGAAGGTGCTGCGCTCGCTGCGTCCGATGACTGCCGAAGATATTTCGCGCGATACCGTGCGCGGTCAGTACACCGCAGGCGCGGTCGACGGCGAGGCGGTGAAAGGCTACCTCGAAGAAGACAACGTGCCGGCCGGCAGCCGTGCCGAAACCTTCGTCGCGTTGCGCGCACATATCAACAACTGGCGCTGGGCCAACGTGCCGTTTTTCCTGCGCACCGGCAAGCGGATGCAGAAGAAGGTGTCGGAGATCGTCATCGAGTTCTCCGAGTTGCCGTTCTCGATCATTCCGAGCGGTGGCCGCAACTATGGCAACAAACTCGTGATCCAGCTGCAGCCGGAAGAATCGATCCAGTTGCAGATGCTCGCGAAGGAGCCGGGCAGCGGCATGCATATGCTGCCGGTGAGCCTGAATCTGGATTTGCAGCAGGCGTTCACCGAGCGTCGCGCGGAAGCGTACGAGCGTTTGCTGATCGACGTGATTCGCGGACGCCTCACTCACTTCATGCGCCGCGACGAACTGGAAGCCGCATGGGCATGGGCCGAACCGATTCTGGAAGGCTGGGCCAAGTCGGGCGAACGGCCGCGCGGTTATACGGCGGGGACGTTCGGGCCTGCGGCGTCGACGGCGCTGATGGCTCGCGAGAAGAACGCCGTGTGGGCGGAAGAATCGCAGTAAGTGTGAAGGTTTGATCTCGCGCGCCGCTATTCTGGCGGCGCGCTTTTATTGCGCGGTTGTTGGCGCGAGTCTTTGGCTGTTCTCATTATTTTTGTCCCGTTACGCATCGTTCATTAGTCATCCCTGGTATTGGGCGGCGCGTTTGCGTCATCGTTATTCTGATCTCATCAATAACTCAACGACCATGACGATTTGATTTCATCAAGTTTACGTCTATGATGATTTTCCTTACCCGCATGGCACTGCGGCGTGACACGACACGATAAAAAGGAGACATCAGTGAGACGAGTTTTCCTGGCACTCACCTGTGTAGCAAGCGTAATGACCGTTATAAGTATCTCAGCGTGCGGCGGCAATGAACTCAACGCACCTGATAACGCACCCAAAGTAATTATCGACAGCGATTACAACACGCTGAGCGACGACGGCCAGCTCGGCGTCATGGCCGCGCAATTACAGGCACAAGGCTCGCTGAAAGTACTCGGTATTACGGTCGTGTCCGGTAATCAATGGCTGAAACAGGGCGTCGCGGATGCACTGAAATCCGTCGAACGGCTCGGTGTGGAAAATCAGATCGGCGTTTATGCGGGCGCCAATTACGCTTTATCGCATGACTTCGCGACGATTCAGGCCGAACTGAAACAATTCCCCGGTGGTGACGGTTATCTCGGTGCGTGGAGTACGCCCGAGCCGGCATCCGACAGCGACCTCGTTGCGCCGCCCGACGGTTTCGCGACGCACACCAAAGTGCAAGGCAAAAGCGCGGTCGATTTCATTGTCGATTCGGTCAAGCAATATCCCGGCGAAGTGACGATCCTGGCCATCGGCCCGCTGACCAACATTGCACTCGCAACACGTCAGCATCCCGAGATCGTGCCGTTGATCAAGCAGATCATCTACATGGGCGGCGCGATCGACGTACCTGGCAACACGACGCCGACTGCCGAATTCAACTGGTGGTTCGACCCGGAGGCAGCAAAGACGGTATTGCATCTGCCGATCAAACAGGTGGTCGTGCCGCTCGACGTGACGGACACCGTCAAAATGGACAAGGCGCTTTACGACCGGGTTGCGCATGATCCGGCGAAGCAGACCATCATCACGCAATTGTTCAAGACGTTGAACGGCTATGGTTTCGACGGCAAGAATGGTTTCGAAACCAATCCGGACTACACGACGAATATCTGGGACACACTGACGCTCGCTTATCTGATGCATCCTTCGTTCGCGACGCAGACGGTCGACGAGTGGGTGGACGTGGATACGAGTTTTGGCGCCAATGACGGCAAGGCAACGGGTTATACGAGTTCGCCGCCGGCGGGTTTGCAGAAGATGACGATCGTCAAACGCTTCGACAATCCAGCCTTTTTCGATTTCTACGTTGATCTGCTGACGCGGCCGGTGCCGGTCAAATTATCGAATTGATGCGCTGAGCCGCGTGAGTTCGTGCGGCGCGTGCCTGCATTGAAACCTTAGTTAACCCGCCTCAGGCGGGATGCAGGCCGCGCAACAACTGGCGCACGCGCGTGAGATCCTGATCGACGTGTTCCGCCTTTTCAAACAACTCCGCGAGCCAGTCGACGAAAGCCCGCACGCGCGGCGAGACCCGGCGGTTCTTCACATACGCGACCGAGACCGGCATCGGCACGGGTTTCCATTGCGGCAGAACTTCGCGCAGTAATCCCGAGTCGAGGTAGGGCTGGGCTGCGATCCGCGCGGGTTGGATGAGGCCGAGGCCTTGCAATCCGCAGGTGAGATACGCCTGTTCGTCGCTGACCTTCACGAAGCCTTTTACCTTGACGCTTTGTGCTTCTCCGTCCACTTCGAAATCGAAATCCACTTCGCGGCCGTTATGCGGCGACATGCAATTGACCGCTACGTGTCCGCGCAGATCGTCGATATCGACAGGTGTGCCTTGCCGCGCCAGGTACGCGGGACTTGCGCAGGTCACGTGTTCGAGCGTGCCTAGCTGTCGCGCCACGAGATTCGAGTCGGGCAATTCGCCGAGCTGGATACTGCAGTCGATTGCTTCGGAGATCAGATCGACCGTGCGATTGCTGATGCCGATTGCCAGATCCAGGTTCGGATAGCGCGCGTGGAAGTCGTCCAGTGCCGGCAGCACGATTGCGCTTGCCACCGCGCCCGGTATTTCGATGCGCAGGCGACCCGTGAGATTATCCGTTGCGTGACGGATGCTTGCTTCCATATCGTCGATGTCCGCGAGGATCTGCGCACAGCGTTCGTAGTAGGCGGCACCTTCTGGTGTGACGCTTAAACGTCGCGTTGTGCGGGCGAGTAATGCTGTGCCCAGCAGGGCTTCCAGGTTCTGGACGATCGTGGTCGCCGTCGCTCGCGGGATGTTTAGGGACTCCGCTGCGCGGGTGAAGCTGTTGGTGTCCACGATTCGGATGAATGTGCGCATGGCGGTTATTCTGTCGATCATTGGTTGCTCCGGTTTTGGGGTTTTGCTTTTTTTGCAGCGGGGTTTCGGGTTTGTTGTTGTTGGCCTTTCCTTGAATTCACGGTGGTCTATTAGCGTTGCCCCTGTGCGGGGCGGCACTTACTTTCTTTGCCGCCGCAAAGAAAGTAAGCAAAGAAAGCGGGCTCACACCGCTAACCATTAAGCGGGTCCCCTGGCTTGGAGGGGGCAGTGGTGCATCTGGAATCTGTGCTCCCGCACACTCCGCGTTCGTGACAAAGCAGTCATTCTTCCGGCGGCGCTTCGCGCGCCGACGCGTAATTCGCGGGGCGCAGATGCCTTATTTCAATTCGAACGGAACTTCGAGCGCCAGGAACCAGGGACTGGTTCTTACGCATTTTTTATTCTTCGGTTTTGAAGGCGACCACCAGCTTCGCTACGCGGAAACTCGACCGGTTTCCCACGCAAACCCGTCCGCGACGCACGCAGTGCGGAGTGGGAGGGAATGATGGCTGTGTCACTAAAGCGGAATGTGCGAGTGCACGGATTCCAGATGTACCACTACCCCCTCCAAGCCAGGGGACCCGCTTAATGGTTAGCGGTGTGAGCCCGCTTTCTTTGCTTACTTTCTTTGCGGCGGCAAAGAAAGTGAGTGCCGCCCCGCACAGGGGCAGTGCTAATAGACCACCGTGACTTCAAGGAAAGGCCAACACGCAAAAAGCACAACCAAAAAAGCGAAAAACAAAAAACAGCCCCACGCAGCAGCGGGCCAACAAAAAACCGCCGCCGCGCAGGCCCAAACCCAAACCTCTACATCACTTCCGCAAAGAATCCAGATCAATCACAAACCGATACTTGACATCACTCTTCAGCATCCGTTCATAAGCCTCATTGATCCCCTGCATCGGAATCACCTCGACATCCGAAGTAATTCCATGTTCACCGCAGAAATCCAGCATTTCCTGCGTCTCGGCAATGCCGCCAATCAGCGAGCCAGCCAGACGGCGACGCTTCATGATCAGATTGAAAACCTGCGGCGACGGATGATCGTGCTCCGGCGCACCGACCAGCGTCATCGTTCCATCACGCTTGAGTAGCGTCAAAAACGGATTCAGATCGTGCTGCGCAGCCACCGTATTGACGATCAGATCGAAGCTGTTCGCATGCGCTTCCATCTCGGCGGCATTCTTCGAAATAACCACTTCGTGCGCGCCAAGCCGCTTCGCGTCTTCGATCTTCGACGGCGACGTCGTGAACAGCACGACATGCGCGCCCATTGCGCGAGCCAGCTTCACGCCCATATGACCGAGGCCGCCGAGGCCGACAATGCCGACCTTCTTGCCAGGACCCGCACCCCACGTGCGCAGCGGCGAATACGTGGTAATGCCCGCGCACAACAGCGGAGCGGCGCCCGCCGGGTCGAGATTCTCCGGCACACGCAACGTGAATTCTTCGTCGACGACCAGTTGCGTCGAATAGCCACCGAAAGTGATCTGACCATCGACCTTGTCGACGCCGTTATACGTGCCGACAAAACCGTTTTCGCAATACTGTTCGAGATCTTCCTTGCAACTCGCACACGTGCGGCACGAATCGACCAGACAGCCGACGCCCACCAGATCGCCTGCCTTGTACTTTGTCACGTCCGGCCCGACAGCGGTCACGCGGCCGACGATCTCGTGGCCCGGCACCACCGGAAACACAGTGTTTTTCCACTCATTGCGCGCCTGATGCAGATCGGAATGGCACACGCCGCAAAACAGGACTTCCATCTGCACGTCATGGGCGCGCAGTTCGCGACGCTGGATTTCGAACGGGGCGAGCGGCGCGGTAGCGTCGGTCGCTGCATAGGCATAAGTCGTGCTCATGGGTAGCTCCAGCAAAGAAGATGAAGATGGCGCGAGGTCCGGGCAATCGGCAAACGCAGAGAGAAAAACACGCGATGCGGACGCCGGCCTCGACATGAACCGGGATCACGGCGCAGACGGTGGCTGACGAATTCGCCGAAGCGTGAATTGACAGCCGGGCCCGGCGCAGCGCGGAAAGATTGATCCGGCAGGGTTCCCATAATAGGATCGGGTCGCGACTCCGGGAATACCTGAATGTCTTGAAGATTTGCCTAAAACTCCTGGCGAGAAGCGCTGTAGGTTGTTTGATGCTAAATTTCAAGCATTATTCTCTTGCTGGTCACCATACCGTCATGTCAACCCATTCCGCAGCACCCGTCAACGCCGATTCCGCGCAGCAGCGTCTGGTCGAATTATTCGACCTGCTCGCGCCCACGCCGGGCTTTACACGGTCGAGCCTGGAGGGCGTCAGTCTGATGCGCGCCAACACGCCGATGCCGCGCATGCCGGTGATGTACGAGCCGAGCATCGTGATCGTCTGCCAGGGCCGCAAGCGCGGTTTTCTCGGCGATCAGACGTTCCAGTATGACGCGCAACAATATCTCGTGCTGTCGGTGCCGCTGCCGTTCGAATGCGAAACCGAGGCGAGCCCCGAAGAACCGTTTCTGGCGATCTCGGTGCGCGTCGATCTGACGATGGTGGCCGAGTTGTTGATGGCGCTCAACGAATCGCAGGGCGCGACGCAGAACGAGCCGGTCGGCATCTATTCGACGCCGCTCGACCCGGCGCTCAGCAGCGCAGTGCAGCGTCTGATGGAAGCGTTGGCATCGCCGCTCGATGCACGCATTCTCGCGCCGGGGGTGGTGCGGGAAATCTGTTATCGCGTGCTGACGGGCGAGCAGGGCGACGCGATTCGCGCGGCGCTCACGCATCAGAATCATTTTGGCCGCATCGCGAAGGCGCTGCGCCGCATTCACGCCGACTATCACGGGCAGCTCGATGTCGATACGCTTGCTTCCGAAGCCGGCATGAGCCTCGCCGTGTTCCATGCGCAATTCAAGGCCGTGACCGCGACTTCGCCGATGCAATACGTGAAGACCACGCGCCTGCATCACGCGCGTTTGTTGATGGTGCAGGATGGTCTGAACGCGGGTGCGGCAGCGGCGCGGGTCGGTTATGAGAGCGCGTCGCAATTCAGCCGCGAGTTCAAGCGTCTGTTCGGTCTGAGTCCGGTGGATGAAGTCAAACGCATGCGCACGGTCTACGATGCGCCGCCGCCGCGCGTGGTGAAGCCGGTTGCGCGCTATGTGACTGCGGTTTGAAGGCGCTCGGCGAAAGAGGGGGCGTGTGCGGGTGCAGGATGTGTACGGCCCTCGAGCATCAAACCTGCTTCAGACGTGTGCCCTTCGTTATGAAGTTGCCCGTGTTCTGTCCAACGCGGGCCTATACTTTTTTGACGGCAGACCAGCGTTTGCCGGCGTGTCCCGCGTTGCATATAACCTGAAAAAAACAGCAAGGCGGACCCATTCCCTTCGTCTCACCTCAGGAGCCGCGTCATGGTCAAACTCGCGTTGTACGTGCATCTCGAAGCGAAGCCCGGCAAGGAAAAGGACGTCGAGGCTTTTCTGCTCAGCGGCCTGCCGCTCGTCGAAGACGAGCCCGCGACGACTGCCTGGTTCGCGTTGAAGATGGGGCCGTCCACGTTCGGTATTTTCGACGCCTTTCCCGACGAAGCCGGCCGTGACGCACATCTGAACGGCAAAGTCGCGGCCGCGTTGATGGCGAAGGCCGGCGAGCTGCTGGCGTCGCCGCCGAGCATCACGAAGGTCGATCTGCTGGCCGCCAAATTGCCGGGGTCGGGGAACTGAGCGGGCGGACCTGCTTCGAATCCGCTTTCTACTTCGAACTGTCGCCGGCGTTCGTCGACGGCTGGTTCGCATAGTGCAGGCGTTTCTCTTCATACATCAGCAGATCGGCGCGCTGCACGCCCGCTTCGAGCCTGTCGCCGCGCTGACAGGTCGCCGCGCCCATCGAGAAGCTCAGCGGCGAGCCCGGATAGAACTGGTTGTTCATTTCCACCAGTTGGCGGATCGAGTCGATCATCGCCGCGCCGCCGCGTTCGTCGGTGTCCGGCATCAGGATCGCAAATTCGTCTCCGCCGATCCGCGCCGCGTGGAACGGCGCTTCCATCGCCTTCGCGAGCACTTCGCCGGCACGCCGCAGCAGCGCGTCGCCGGCGGCGTGGCCGAGCTGATCGTTCACGCGTTTCAGACCGTTCAGGTCCGCCATGATGATCGTCACCGGCCACGGACCTTTGCGTTCGAGCCGGTTCAGTTCGTCGACGTAAAAAGAGCGGTTGCGCAGCTTGGTCAGCACGTCGTGTTTGCCGAGGAATTCCAGGTAGGCTTCGGCCTTCTTGCGCGCGGTGATGTCCGTGAGTGCGACCAGCACCAGGTCCCAACTCTGTTCATGCCCCGGCAGCACCGAGAATTGCAGGTGAACGTGGACCTCGCTGCCGTCGAGCGAATAGTTGAGCACTTCGCGCTGCTGGAACAGCTTGTTGTCCCACAGGTCGATCAGCTGCTCGCGAAAATGCGGACGCATGTCGTCCCGAAATACGCTCGGCAGGTGCGCCAATAGCGTTTTTTTGTCTTTGGCGGCGAACATGTCGAGTGTGTGCTGGTTCACGTCGAGCACGTGAATCTCCTGCATGCAGCGTTCGACAAACTCCGGGTGCACGTCGGTAAACACGCGGAAGTCGTTGATGCCGGCCGCGCGCGCATCGTCGAGCAGACGTTTGACCGCACTGAAATCCTCGACCCACAGCGACACCGGCGAGTGTTCGAACAAACCGCGCACGTACTGTTCCGCGAGCGTCACGCGGTGCCGTGCGCCTTCGAGTTCCGTAATGTCTTCAACCGACACCAGCACGCGGTCCCAGTTGCCTTCGTGGCCCGGCAACACCACGCCCTTGAGCAGCACGTCGAGGCGCCGGCCGCCCAGCGTGTAGTTGACCGTGTGGCTCGTGAACTGCGATTTGCCTTCCCACAACTGGCAAAGCTCTTCGAGATGGGTCTGCAGCATGTCGTCGCGGAACACCGACGCGAGATTGCCGGTCAGCGCGTCGAAGTCGGCGGCTTCGAACTGAGTCAGCGTCTTCTGGTTGACCTTGATCACGCGGATGCTGTGCGCGCATTCGGCAACCCGCTCCGGGTCGGCGGCGAAATGGGCGCGCAGATCGGTCACGCCGTCGGCTCGCCATCCGTCGAACAATGCGCGTACAGCGCTGAAATCTTCGAGCCACAGCGAGACCGGCGCGAGTTCGAACATCTCGGAGTCGTCTCCGGTGGAGACGTTCTTCGGGGCGCCATCGTCGGGCGTGGAGCCGCGTGCAAGGATATCCAGCATGGGGTTCTCGTAAGCGGAATTGCGGCTATTTTAAGGCGGCTTGGGCGTTCAACGAAAAGAAACGCGTGGAGTGCATGATTTTGCTCGGTTTCTCTCAACGTTCTCTCAACGGAATAACGGCCGGGGTTCAACGGATTTGAGGCTCGTAAGGGTTGTCGAGCCGAGGGTTGGTTCTAAAGCGGCCCCGTCCGCTTCAAACCATCTCGACGGGTGCCGAAAACCGCGCGTTGCGACCCAGGCGGCCAGCAAGCCTTCAGGAGCCTTGTTAAACTCGGCCGTCCCGGATTTCGTCCATCAACGCAGTCAAGAAAAAGCGCCGTCATGAAGCCATCCCTGCTGGTCCTGATCCATCTGAACGACGAGAGTCTCGCCAAAATCGGCGCGGACTTCGACGTCATTTATGCCCCCGACACCGACCGGCGCGCCGCCGCGATTGCCGACCACGGCGCCACGATCCGCGCGGTGCTGACCAACGGCGGGACCGGCGTCACCGCTGCGGAAATCGACCAGTTGCCGCAGGTCGAACTGCTCAGCGCGATCGGCGCGGGCTACGAAAACCTTCCCGTCGACCACGCCCGTTCGCGCGGAATCGTGCTCATCAACGGTGCGGGCACCAACGACAGTTGCGTCGCCGATCACGCGTTCGCGTTGCTGCTCGCGGTGGTGCGCGACATGCCTTATCTCGATCGGGCCACGCGCGATGGCGTCTGGCGCGACGAACTGCCGTTGCGCCCGAACATTTCCGGCAAGCGGCTGGGCATTCTCGG
Coding sequences within it:
- a CDS encoding putative quinol monooxygenase, whose amino-acid sequence is MVKLALYVHLEAKPGKEKDVEAFLLSGLPLVEDEPATTAWFALKMGPSTFGIFDAFPDEAGRDAHLNGKVAAALMAKAGELLASPPSITKVDLLAAKLPGSGN
- the zwf gene encoding glucose-6-phosphate dehydrogenase, yielding MTTQHASATPDLPLDMIIFGGTGDLSFRKLLPALYMAHLHCNLPPDTRILTIGRKPWSRDEYINEFMEAKAKPFIEKKAFDAAAWDKFMALFEYVRMDVDSIDDYQRLKEVSREGVRRVFYLATSPDLFTNICDNLSSAGLVDENSRVVLEKPLGHDLASAQEINTAVGKHFNEAQIYRIDHYLGKETVQNLMVLRFGNPIFGPLWQAPYIKSVQITVAETVGVGSRAGFYDKTGALRDMVQNHLLQLLCIVAMEPPVSLDPDAVRDEKLKVLRSLRPMTAEDISRDTVRGQYTAGAVDGEAVKGYLEEDNVPAGSRAETFVALRAHINNWRWANVPFFLRTGKRMQKKVSEIVIEFSELPFSIIPSGGRNYGNKLVIQLQPEESIQLQMLAKEPGSGMHMLPVSLNLDLQQAFTERRAEAYERLLIDVIRGRLTHFMRRDELEAAWAWAEPILEGWAKSGERPRGYTAGTFGPAASTALMAREKNAVWAEESQ
- a CDS encoding AraC family transcriptional regulator, with protein sequence MSTHSAAPVNADSAQQRLVELFDLLAPTPGFTRSSLEGVSLMRANTPMPRMPVMYEPSIVIVCQGRKRGFLGDQTFQYDAQQYLVLSVPLPFECETEASPEEPFLAISVRVDLTMVAELLMALNESQGATQNEPVGIYSTPLDPALSSAVQRLMEALASPLDARILAPGVVREICYRVLTGEQGDAIRAALTHQNHFGRIAKALRRIHADYHGQLDVDTLASEAGMSLAVFHAQFKAVTATSPMQYVKTTRLHHARLLMVQDGLNAGAAAARVGYESASQFSREFKRLFGLSPVDEVKRMRTVYDAPPPRVVKPVARYVTAV
- a CDS encoding C39 family peptidase, which codes for MNEPALRHTGVPYYTQWGSPEWVRHIVERQGDPCDDPHWRRSGFADPERYRFWAKRLCGLTCLESALDYWGVAHAPRAALLDEALQHGVYRMREDGGVDGLIYQPFADWSRGAFGIEVEVLPQVSLEEIAARLNADTLAIISVSAEIRYPERPNQRQGGHLILLHGRDRDGVWFHNPSGIAPHQADVYLPFAMAARFYAGRGMTLKRTSA
- a CDS encoding LysR family transcriptional regulator gives rise to the protein MIDRITAMRTFIRIVDTNSFTRAAESLNIPRATATTIVQNLEALLGTALLARTTRRLSVTPEGAAYYERCAQILADIDDMEASIRHATDNLTGRLRIEIPGAVASAIVLPALDDFHARYPNLDLAIGISNRTVDLISEAIDCSIQLGELPDSNLVARQLGTLEHVTCASPAYLARQGTPVDIDDLRGHVAVNCMSPHNGREVDFDFEVDGEAQSVKVKGFVKVSDEQAYLTCGLQGLGLIQPARIAAQPYLDSGLLREVLPQWKPVPMPVSVAYVKNRRVSPRVRAFVDWLAELFEKAEHVDQDLTRVRQLLRGLHPA
- a CDS encoding nucleoside hydrolase; translation: MTVISISACGGNELNAPDNAPKVIIDSDYNTLSDDGQLGVMAAQLQAQGSLKVLGITVVSGNQWLKQGVADALKSVERLGVENQIGVYAGANYALSHDFATIQAELKQFPGGDGYLGAWSTPEPASDSDLVAPPDGFATHTKVQGKSAVDFIVDSVKQYPGEVTILAIGPLTNIALATRQHPEIVPLIKQIIYMGGAIDVPGNTTPTAEFNWWFDPEAAKTVLHLPIKQVVVPLDVTDTVKMDKALYDRVAHDPAKQTIITQLFKTLNGYGFDGKNGFETNPDYTTNIWDTLTLAYLMHPSFATQTVDEWVDVDTSFGANDGKATGYTSSPPAGLQKMTIVKRFDNPAFFDFYVDLLTRPVPVKLSN
- a CDS encoding sensor domain-containing diguanylate cyclase; the protein is MLDILARGSTPDDGAPKNVSTGDDSEMFELAPVSLWLEDFSAVRALFDGWRADGVTDLRAHFAADPERVAECAHSIRVIKVNQKTLTQFEAADFDALTGNLASVFRDDMLQTHLEELCQLWEGKSQFTSHTVNYTLGGRRLDVLLKGVVLPGHEGNWDRVLVSVEDITELEGARHRVTLAEQYVRGLFEHSPVSLWVEDFSAVKRLLDDARAAGINDFRVFTDVHPEFVERCMQEIHVLDVNQHTLDMFAAKDKKTLLAHLPSVFRDDMRPHFREQLIDLWDNKLFQQREVLNYSLDGSEVHVHLQFSVLPGHEQSWDLVLVALTDITARKKAEAYLEFLGKHDVLTKLRNRSFYVDELNRLERKGPWPVTIIMADLNGLKRVNDQLGHAAGDALLRRAGEVLAKAMEAPFHAARIGGDEFAILMPDTDERGGAAMIDSIRQLVEMNNQFYPGSPLSFSMGAATCQRGDRLEAGVQRADLLMYEEKRLHYANQPSTNAGDSSK
- a CDS encoding NAD(P)-dependent alcohol dehydrogenase; protein product: MSTTYAYAATDATAPLAPFEIQRRELRAHDVQMEVLFCGVCHSDLHQARNEWKNTVFPVVPGHEIVGRVTAVGPDVTKYKAGDLVGVGCLVDSCRTCASCKEDLEQYCENGFVGTYNGVDKVDGQITFGGYSTQLVVDEEFTLRVPENLDPAGAAPLLCAGITTYSPLRTWGAGPGKKVGIVGLGGLGHMGVKLARAMGAHVVLFTTSPSKIEDAKRLGAHEVVISKNAAEMEAHANSFDLIVNTVAAQHDLNPFLTLLKRDGTMTLVGAPEHDHPSPQVFNLIMKRRRLAGSLIGGIAETQEMLDFCGEHGITSDVEVIPMQGINEAYERMLKSDVKYRFVIDLDSLRK